Proteins encoded together in one Chryseobacterium taklimakanense window:
- the leuS gene encoding leucine--tRNA ligase has translation MFYDHKQIDQKWQKYWEENQTYKTLNDTSKPKFYVLDMFPYPSGAGLHVGHPLGYIASDIYARYKRHQGFNVLHPIGYDSFGLPAEQYAIQTGQHPAVTTEQNINRYEQQMRRIGFSFDWSREVRTSDPSYYKWTQWIFIELFHSWYNNSTDRAEPISSLISYFEEFGTENLNAEQTEELNFTAEEWKNASEDDKQDILLNYRLAFRAETTVNWCPELGTVLANDEVKDGKSERGGFPVFQKKMMQWSMRITAYSERLLQGLNDIDWPQPLKDSQQYWIGKSQGAAVKFETENGEEIEVFTTRPDTIFGATFMVLAPENPLVVKLTATEQKAEIENYIEETSKKTERDRMADVKNVSGAFTGSYAVNPFTNKKIPVYISDYVLMGYGTGAVMAVPAHDERDHRFAKKFGLEIVNVIKNEVDIQEESYDTKDSVCVNSEFLNGLNYDDAKSKIISEIEKRGIGHGTTNYRQRDAIFSRQRYWGEPVPVYYKNEMPYTLPVSVLPLELPEVEKYLPTEDGDPPLGNAKNFAWDDINQKVVSVDLIDNKTVFPLELSTMPGWAGSSWYFLRYMDPNNDEVFTDKKLSDYWGQVDLYIGGSEHATGHLLYSRFWNMFLKDRGYISQNEPFKKLINQGMILGMSAFVFRIAGTNTYVSKNMAHEHQTQKIHVDVSLLKGDELDTEAFKNWRPEFNDADFILEDGKYITEREVEKMSKSKYNVVNPDDICEEYGADCLRLYEMFLGPLEQSKPWNTQGLSGVYGFLKKFYNLYFDGDAVSVSDDEPTKEEYKILHTLIKKVFYDLENFSFNTSVSSFMIAVNELQKLKCSKRKILEPLAIIVSPYAPHICEELWSVLGHSESIEFAPFPKLDEKYLAEDEIDYPVSFNGKLRFKLSLPADLEVTLIEEAILKDERTVKQLEGKSPKKVIIVPKKIINIVI, from the coding sequence ATGTTCTACGACCATAAGCAGATTGACCAAAAGTGGCAGAAATACTGGGAAGAAAACCAGACGTATAAAACCTTAAACGATACTTCAAAACCGAAATTTTATGTTCTGGATATGTTCCCTTATCCGTCCGGTGCGGGGCTGCACGTGGGGCATCCGCTGGGTTATATCGCTTCAGATATTTATGCCCGGTACAAGAGGCATCAGGGGTTCAATGTTTTGCACCCGATTGGTTATGATTCTTTTGGGCTTCCTGCAGAGCAGTACGCGATCCAGACCGGTCAGCATCCGGCGGTTACCACAGAGCAGAACATTAACAGGTACGAACAGCAGATGCGCCGCATCGGTTTCTCTTTCGACTGGAGCAGGGAAGTGCGCACTTCCGACCCTTCTTATTACAAGTGGACACAGTGGATTTTTATAGAATTATTTCATTCCTGGTATAATAACTCTACGGACAGAGCTGAGCCAATTTCTTCACTGATAAGTTATTTCGAAGAATTTGGAACTGAAAATCTCAATGCCGAACAAACTGAAGAATTGAATTTTACAGCTGAAGAATGGAAAAATGCTTCAGAAGACGATAAACAAGACATCCTACTAAACTATCGATTAGCCTTTCGTGCAGAAACTACAGTGAACTGGTGTCCGGAACTGGGTACCGTTCTGGCCAATGATGAGGTGAAAGACGGCAAATCCGAACGTGGCGGTTTTCCGGTCTTCCAAAAGAAAATGATGCAGTGGAGCATGAGGATCACGGCTTATTCGGAAAGATTGCTGCAGGGACTGAATGATATCGACTGGCCACAACCGCTTAAAGATTCGCAGCAGTACTGGATTGGAAAATCACAGGGCGCTGCAGTAAAATTTGAAACAGAAAATGGTGAAGAGATCGAGGTTTTCACCACGCGTCCTGACACCATATTCGGGGCAACCTTCATGGTTTTAGCACCTGAAAATCCTTTGGTGGTAAAACTGACCGCAACTGAGCAGAAAGCCGAAATTGAGAATTATATCGAAGAAACTTCCAAAAAAACAGAACGCGACAGGATGGCCGACGTGAAAAACGTTAGCGGTGCTTTCACAGGAAGTTATGCGGTAAATCCTTTTACAAACAAAAAAATACCGGTTTATATTTCAGATTATGTTTTGATGGGCTATGGAACCGGTGCTGTGATGGCGGTTCCGGCACACGATGAACGCGACCACCGTTTTGCCAAAAAGTTTGGGCTGGAAATCGTAAATGTGATCAAAAATGAAGTAGACATTCAGGAAGAATCCTACGACACTAAGGATTCCGTTTGTGTGAATTCCGAATTTCTGAATGGTTTGAATTATGATGACGCCAAATCCAAAATTATTTCAGAAATAGAAAAACGGGGAATCGGACACGGAACTACGAATTACCGCCAGCGCGATGCGATATTTTCCCGTCAAAGATACTGGGGCGAGCCGGTTCCGGTGTATTATAAAAATGAAATGCCTTATACGCTGCCGGTTTCGGTGCTGCCTTTGGAACTTCCGGAAGTTGAAAAATATTTGCCAACCGAGGACGGCGATCCACCATTGGGGAACGCAAAAAACTTTGCCTGGGACGATATAAACCAAAAGGTGGTTTCTGTAGATTTAATTGATAATAAAACAGTTTTTCCGCTTGAGCTTTCCACCATGCCGGGTTGGGCAGGAAGTTCATGGTATTTCCTAAGATATATGGATCCGAATAATGATGAGGTTTTTACCGATAAAAAACTTTCAGATTATTGGGGCCAGGTTGATCTGTATATCGGCGGCAGCGAACACGCGACGGGGCATTTGCTCTATTCCCGTTTTTGGAATATGTTCTTAAAGGACAGAGGTTATATCAGCCAGAACGAGCCGTTCAAAAAACTGATTAACCAGGGAATGATTTTGGGGATGAGTGCGTTTGTGTTCAGAATTGCGGGTACAAATACATACGTATCCAAAAACATGGCTCATGAGCATCAGACTCAAAAAATCCACGTTGATGTATCATTATTAAAAGGTGATGAACTTGACACCGAAGCCTTTAAAAATTGGCGTCCCGAATTTAATGATGCGGATTTCATACTTGAAGACGGTAAATATATTACCGAGCGCGAAGTGGAAAAGATGTCCAAATCCAAGTACAATGTCGTAAATCCGGATGACATCTGCGAAGAATACGGTGCCGACTGCCTGCGCCTTTACGAAATGTTCCTCGGCCCTTTGGAGCAGTCCAAACCCTGGAATACACAGGGATTGTCGGGAGTTTACGGGTTTTTGAAGAAGTTCTATAATCTTTATTTTGACGGTGATGCGGTTTCTGTTTCCGATGATGAACCTACGAAAGAAGAATATAAAATCCTGCACACTCTCATTAAAAAAGTATTTTACGATTTAGAGAATTTTTCTTTCAATACGTCGGTTTCTTCATTTATGATCGCTGTGAATGAATTACAGAAACTGAAATGCAGCAAAAGGAAGATTTTGGAACCATTGGCAATCATCGTTTCCCCTTACGCACCTCATATTTGCGAAGAGCTGTGGAGTGTTTTGGGACACAGCGAATCCATCGAATTTGCGCCGTTTCCCAAACTGGATGAAAAATATCTTGCTGAAGATGAGATAGATTACCCCGTGAGTTTCAACGGAAAATTGCGGTTTAAGCTTTCGCTGCCTGCTGATCTGGAGGTAACACTGATTGAGGAAGCGATCCTGAAGGACGAAAGAACCGTAAAACAACTGGAAGGAAAATCTCCTAAAAAAGTCATCATCGTTCCGAAAAAAATCATTAATATTGTAATCTGA
- a CDS encoding glycosyltransferase family 2 protein has protein sequence MPEVSIITPCFNSSKFLKETIGSVLNQTFTDWEWLITDDKSTDNSVEIIRTLSDPRIKLTVADKNGGAGHARNLSLRKATGRYITFLDADDFWEPNFLEEMIAFMKKENSELAYSSYARCNENLIPQIKDFKADKEVTFNNLLKTCRLSLLSSMYDSQRVGKEYFPEGSKREDHVMWLNLLKKIPVGKPLPKTMAKYRMHSTSISRKKKNILIDQYLVYKDYLEFSTVKSLYYTATWALNGFIKYSKFFN, from the coding sequence ATGCCTGAAGTTTCGATCATTACGCCCTGTTTCAATTCTTCAAAATTTTTGAAAGAAACCATCGGTTCGGTTTTGAATCAAACTTTTACAGATTGGGAATGGCTCATCACCGATGATAAATCCACGGATAATTCGGTTGAAATCATCAGGACACTTTCAGACCCTAGGATTAAATTGACCGTCGCTGATAAAAACGGAGGTGCGGGGCACGCCAGAAACCTTTCGCTGCGGAAGGCTACGGGAAGATACATAACTTTTCTCGACGCAGATGATTTTTGGGAACCAAATTTCCTGGAAGAAATGATCGCATTCATGAAAAAAGAAAATTCGGAACTCGCTTACTCCAGTTATGCACGCTGTAACGAAAACCTGATTCCACAGATAAAAGATTTCAAAGCCGACAAAGAAGTAACATTCAATAATTTATTAAAAACCTGCAGGTTATCGCTTCTTTCGTCAATGTATGATTCGCAGCGGGTAGGTAAAGAATATTTTCCGGAAGGAAGCAAACGCGAAGACCACGTCATGTGGCTGAACCTTTTAAAGAAAATCCCCGTCGGAAAGCCACTTCCCAAAACGATGGCCAAATACAGGATGCATTCTACAAGTATTTCCAGAAAAAAGAAAAATATTTTGATCGACCAATATCTCGTCTACAAAGACTATTTGGAATTTTCCACGGTTAAATCGCTGTATTACACCGCAACCTGGGCTTTGAACGGCTTCATAAAATATTCAAAGTTTTTTAATTGA
- a CDS encoding 3-deoxy-D-manno-octulosonic acid transferase, which produces MQFLYNIFISLMVFGFKVGAAFNYKLKRGLAGRRQSCETVKSKFSKTDKVIWMHAASLGEYEQGLPVLERLKENLPTHKILITFFSPSGYEVVVKKNHIADAVCYLPFDLKKWVSEFANHFHPDIFFTVKYDYWYNLLNELRRKGVKTYVVSALFYERQVFFRTYGEWFVASLKKNIDWFFHQTKSSYALAKTIHLDNSSIAGDTRFDRVKQIKVRWTPVEGIDEFKGNKKLVVFGSTWEAEEAVARIVLKGNKDIKLILAPHDLRRVGNLKEMFPNAVLYSEIINRIPGNPNINLIDPAVLIVDSIGLLARLYSYADLAVVGGGFHSAGLHNILEAATFGVPVIFGNHYRKNPEADALIDAGGGKSFADEHYAANFILKILQDDAALQKMGKNAGYFIQSQPNATEIILNKILGQYLN; this is translated from the coding sequence TTGCAGTTTCTCTACAACATATTCATCAGTTTGATGGTTTTCGGCTTTAAAGTCGGAGCGGCATTCAATTACAAACTGAAGCGCGGTTTGGCAGGAAGAAGGCAAAGCTGCGAAACTGTAAAGTCGAAATTTTCAAAAACAGATAAAGTGATCTGGATGCACGCGGCAAGCCTTGGAGAATACGAGCAGGGCCTTCCGGTTCTGGAACGGCTCAAAGAAAATCTCCCCACGCATAAAATTTTAATCACTTTTTTCTCACCTTCCGGTTATGAAGTGGTGGTAAAGAAAAACCACATCGCTGATGCGGTTTGCTATCTTCCCTTTGACCTGAAGAAATGGGTGAGCGAATTCGCAAACCATTTTCATCCCGATATTTTCTTTACTGTAAAATACGATTACTGGTATAATCTTTTGAATGAACTCAGGCGAAAGGGCGTTAAAACCTATGTGGTTTCGGCGCTGTTCTATGAACGTCAGGTATTTTTCCGCACCTACGGCGAATGGTTCGTTGCAAGCCTTAAAAAAAATATTGATTGGTTTTTTCATCAGACTAAAAGCTCCTATGCGTTAGCTAAAACCATTCATCTTGATAACTCCTCAATTGCGGGCGATACGCGTTTTGACCGTGTAAAACAGATTAAAGTCCGCTGGACACCTGTGGAAGGTATTGATGAATTCAAGGGCAATAAAAAGCTGGTGGTATTTGGCAGCACCTGGGAAGCGGAAGAAGCTGTTGCGAGAATTGTCTTAAAAGGAAACAAGGATATAAAGCTGATTTTAGCGCCACATGATTTAAGACGGGTAGGAAATCTGAAAGAAATGTTCCCGAATGCGGTCCTGTATTCAGAAATTATAAATCGTATTCCCGGGAATCCAAATATAAACCTGATTGATCCTGCGGTTTTGATCGTTGACAGCATCGGCCTTTTGGCAAGACTATATTCTTACGCTGACCTGGCGGTTGTTGGTGGCGGATTTCATTCTGCAGGGCTTCACAACATTCTTGAAGCGGCTACTTTCGGCGTGCCGGTTATTTTCGGGAATCATTACAGAAAAAACCCAGAAGCTGACGCGCTGATCGATGCTGGTGGCGGAAAATCTTTTGCTGATGAACATTATGCCGCAAATTTCATTCTTAAAATTCTTCAGGATGATGCCGCACTGCAGAAAATGGGAAAAAATGCCGGATATTTTATTCAGTCACAGCCAAATGCCACTGAGATTATCCTCAACAAAATTTTAGGACAGTATCTCAATTAA
- a CDS encoding C40 family peptidase, with protein sequence MDKAVCVVMAAPVREVAEEQAEMVTQILYGESMDVLESGKYWSKIKMHFDGYEGWVDSRQIRPVSEQDLATRKVSTITENFQTVIMKQGRTLLSMGSEVEFPTVVSRRSHDLRESIVLTAQELLNIPYLWGGRSFFGVDCSGFVHLVYKINGIKMPRDSYQQAEIGTPLTFLEESRPGDLAFFENKDGRIIHVGIMMENQKIIHASGKVRIDTLDSQGIFNKEINEHSHKLRFVRDVIGS encoded by the coding sequence ATGGATAAAGCAGTTTGCGTAGTAATGGCGGCTCCCGTTCGCGAAGTGGCCGAGGAACAGGCAGAAATGGTAACACAGATTCTTTACGGCGAATCGATGGATGTGCTGGAATCCGGAAAATACTGGTCGAAAATCAAAATGCATTTCGACGGGTACGAAGGTTGGGTTGACAGCAGGCAGATAAGGCCTGTTTCTGAACAGGACCTTGCCACCAGAAAAGTCAGTACCATTACAGAGAATTTCCAGACTGTGATTATGAAACAGGGCAGGACGCTTCTTTCTATGGGTTCTGAAGTAGAATTTCCGACAGTTGTGAGCAGAAGAAGCCACGATTTGCGTGAAAGCATAGTGCTGACGGCGCAGGAACTTCTAAACATCCCTTATTTGTGGGGCGGAAGAAGCTTTTTTGGGGTCGACTGTTCTGGTTTTGTGCATCTGGTTTATAAAATCAACGGTATCAAGATGCCCCGCGATTCTTATCAGCAGGCTGAAATTGGTACGCCATTAACTTTTCTGGAGGAAAGCCGACCAGGAGACCTTGCATTTTTTGAAAATAAAGACGGAAGGATTATTCACGTAGGAATCATGATGGAAAACCAGAAAATCATTCACGCTTCCGGAAAAGTAAGGATCGACACGCTGGATTCACAGGGTATTTTCAACAAAGAGATTAATGAGCATTCTCATAAACTGCGTTTTGTGAGGGATGTAATAGGATCGTAA
- a CDS encoding O-methyltransferase codes for MSFFEENCPEMDRYLENSASDEPEILRKLRRETYLKTTQPHMISGYQQGRLLTIISKILQPSNILEIGTFTGYAALCMAEGLAVNGKLTTLDINEDLAYIPRKYFAESGFSSKINFLIQDAKEFLKQSDEVYDLVFIDADKENYVQYFKLIKPRLKSGSVVMFDNVLWYGKVLEDNPKQTSTQKIKELNEMIAKDADFENLILPLRDGLNVLRRK; via the coding sequence ATGAGTTTTTTTGAAGAAAATTGTCCCGAAATGGATCGCTACCTTGAAAACAGTGCTTCGGATGAGCCTGAAATTTTGAGGAAACTGCGCCGGGAAACTTACCTTAAAACCACGCAGCCGCATATGATTTCCGGGTATCAGCAGGGAAGGCTTCTGACGATTATTTCTAAAATTCTACAACCGTCAAATATTCTGGAAATCGGGACCTTCACAGGTTACGCCGCACTTTGTATGGCCGAAGGTTTGGCAGTTAACGGCAAACTTACAACACTGGATATCAATGAAGATCTGGCTTACATCCCAAGAAAATACTTTGCTGAAAGCGGATTTTCAAGTAAGATCAATTTTTTAATTCAGGATGCCAAAGAATTTCTGAAACAGAGCGATGAAGTATACGACCTTGTATTTATTGACGCAGATAAAGAGAATTACGTTCAGTATTTCAAACTGATAAAACCGCGCCTGAAATCAGGCTCTGTGGTGATGTTCGACAATGTTTTGTGGTACGGAAAAGTGCTCGAGGACAACCCGAAACAGACTTCAACCCAAAAAATAAAAGAACTGAACGAAATGATCGCCAAAGATGCTGATTTTGAAAATCTTATTTTACCTTTGCGCGATGGCCTCAATGTGCTTCGCAGGAAGTAA
- a CDS encoding OmpA/MotB family protein — MKAGKFLAVAITALTLTSCVSRKQYDALNLNYKQSIENLAERQREIQDLKSVNSGLTSENSLLKDQNNALKSSLDACLSNAGKGSANIDKLIGEINASNKYIKQLISTNAKNDSLNLALSNKLKRSLDNVADQDVQVKVLKGVVMISLSDKMLYKTGDYNVLPAAREVLGKVAAVIKDYDTYSVLIEGNTDNVPLNSANLPRDNWDLSALRGTSIAKILQNDFGVNPNRITAGGRSEYNPKTTNASVSGRAENRRTEIIIMPKLDEFMKLMDIAPVKN; from the coding sequence ATGAAAGCAGGTAAATTTTTGGCAGTCGCCATTACAGCGCTTACGCTCACCAGCTGTGTGAGCCGGAAGCAGTACGATGCTCTGAATCTGAATTACAAACAGAGTATTGAAAATCTCGCTGAAAGACAGCGCGAAATCCAGGATTTGAAATCTGTAAATTCCGGTTTGACGAGTGAAAACTCCCTTCTTAAAGATCAGAATAATGCCCTGAAATCTTCCCTTGATGCCTGCCTCTCTAACGCAGGAAAAGGTTCGGCAAACATCGACAAACTAATTGGAGAGATCAATGCGTCAAACAAATATATCAAGCAGCTGATTTCTACAAATGCGAAAAACGACAGCCTGAATCTTGCGCTTTCAAACAAACTTAAGCGTTCGCTGGATAATGTTGCCGATCAGGATGTACAGGTGAAGGTGTTAAAAGGTGTTGTAATGATTTCATTATCAGATAAAATGCTTTACAAAACGGGTGATTATAATGTGCTTCCGGCGGCCCGTGAAGTGTTGGGTAAAGTTGCTGCGGTAATCAAGGATTATGACACTTATTCAGTTCTTATTGAAGGAAATACAGACAATGTACCGCTGAATTCTGCAAATCTTCCGCGTGACAACTGGGATTTATCAGCACTTAGAGGAACTTCTATTGCAAAGATCCTTCAGAATGATTTCGGTGTAAATCCAAACCGTATTACTGCCGGCGGTAGAAGCGAATATAATCCGAAAACCACCAATGCGTCAGTTTCCGGAAGAGCTGAAAACCGTAGAACCGAAATCATCATCATGCCTAAATTGGATGAGTTCATGAAGTTGATGGACATCGCTCCGGTTAAAAACTAG
- the tilS gene encoding tRNA lysidine(34) synthetase TilS encodes MENLLENYGAKNFLLAVSGGADSMVLAHLFANSGIKFQIAHINYKLRGSDSDLDAKLVEDFCDKNQVKIHLYEVSEKDEKPEGSIQLWARELRYKFFRNIQETENLEYLVTAHHLNDQLETFLINLSRGSGIKGLSGIPENDHKILRPLLHYPKYEIYRFAQEKGIVFREDLSNQKNEYLRNKIRNEIVPKLLETNDNFLKNFSDSLAYMKSASDFLQNIVEQSFKELCTGEPDTEFTLNRKKLFALEPFIVTEIIRKLGFSGAEIGKVRTAETGKFFRSKTHEISFERSQIICRKRPGKQK; translated from the coding sequence ATGGAAAATCTTCTCGAAAATTACGGGGCGAAAAATTTTCTGTTAGCCGTAAGCGGCGGTGCAGATTCCATGGTTTTGGCGCATCTGTTCGCTAATTCCGGTATAAAATTCCAGATTGCGCACATCAATTACAAACTGAGAGGTAGTGATTCTGACCTTGATGCCAAACTGGTTGAGGACTTTTGCGATAAGAATCAGGTTAAAATTCATCTTTATGAAGTTTCCGAAAAAGATGAAAAACCAGAAGGCTCAATTCAGCTTTGGGCAAGGGAACTGCGTTATAAATTTTTCCGGAATATTCAGGAAACAGAAAATCTTGAATATCTGGTAACCGCGCACCATCTGAACGATCAGTTGGAAACCTTCTTAATCAACCTATCAAGAGGTTCAGGCATTAAAGGCTTGAGCGGAATTCCGGAGAATGACCACAAAATTCTGCGGCCGCTTCTGCATTACCCTAAATATGAAATTTACCGCTTTGCACAAGAAAAAGGTATTGTTTTCAGGGAAGATTTATCCAATCAAAAAAATGAATATTTAAGAAATAAAATCCGCAACGAAATTGTGCCTAAATTACTGGAAACCAATGATAATTTTCTGAAAAACTTCAGCGATTCCCTCGCTTATATGAAATCGGCCAGCGATTTTTTACAAAATATTGTGGAACAGAGTTTTAAAGAACTGTGCACCGGGGAACCTGATACTGAATTCACTTTAAACCGGAAAAAACTGTTTGCTTTAGAACCTTTTATTGTCACTGAAATTATCCGGAAACTCGGGTTTTCGGGCGCCGAAATCGGAAAGGTACGAACAGCCGAAACCGGGAAGTTTTTCCGGAGCAAAACCCACGAAATTTCGTTTGAACGCTCCCAAATCATTTGCCGTAAACGTCCCGGAAAGCAAAAATAA
- a CDS encoding thioredoxin family protein: MKFRSWFILILTLFFTAFSAQIKDPVKFKYDIKPLANGEYEAILTATMESGWHIYSKDLPPDSGIPTEMKISGDNIVPVGGTVEVGKKHDEYSEAFGAQIVYYSNSALFKRKFKLKDPAKPGTAAVEITYQTCDDRVCLAPNTLEFEKSVSPTGKIEESKTAETAAETPQKDSASALITAAADSASTASAGAASIQKLDPKNLKINSLDFNNPLTDCGTVKEKHSENYWTYLLLGFLGGLIALLTPCVFPMIPLTVSFFTKGSKDKAKGRRDAIIYGFFILLIFVLLSVPFHLIDGIAGNIFNEISTSVWLNIAFFLIFLFFAGSFFGYYDITLPSSIANKSSKAEEAGGLIGIFFMALTLVIVSFSCTGPILGSLLGSAVTGSSNVPMLLTFALAGFGLAWAIVFGLLALFPQALQSLPKSGGWMNTVKVVLGFIELGLALKFLSKADLVSKTFLLKRELFIVLWIIITIGLILYLFGLIRFPHDDKKPKISLTRKVFGVAGIGFLIYLIQGLFPSERPKLQMLSGILPPINVSYFHKEGDGILGMHPSHDYFEAVQLAQKENKPILIDFTGYGCENCRKMEEFVWSEPDILPILQNDVVLASLYVDDKEELPADQQTKIDMGGGQMKKIKTIGDRWSMFQQVNFNNNSQPHYVLVTPEGQVINTPVSGYMPKEDFKKFLECGVNYYKSKK, translated from the coding sequence ATGAAATTTAGAAGTTGGTTTATCCTGATTCTGACCTTATTTTTTACCGCATTTTCAGCGCAGATTAAAGATCCTGTAAAATTTAAATACGACATAAAGCCACTTGCCAACGGCGAATATGAAGCCATTCTCACGGCAACGATGGAAAGCGGCTGGCATATTTATTCCAAAGATTTACCTCCGGATTCAGGAATTCCCACAGAAATGAAAATTTCTGGTGATAACATCGTACCGGTTGGCGGAACGGTGGAAGTCGGAAAAAAACACGATGAATATTCTGAAGCGTTTGGTGCACAGATCGTTTATTACTCCAATTCAGCACTGTTTAAACGAAAATTTAAGTTAAAAGATCCGGCAAAACCCGGAACTGCTGCGGTGGAAATTACTTACCAAACCTGTGACGACCGGGTTTGCCTGGCTCCCAATACTTTAGAGTTTGAAAAATCTGTTTCCCCGACAGGAAAAATTGAAGAAAGCAAAACAGCAGAAACTGCAGCAGAAACTCCACAAAAAGATTCTGCGAGTGCACTTATAACCGCTGCGGCCGATAGCGCAAGCACAGCTTCAGCAGGAGCTGCTTCAATTCAAAAACTTGATCCTAAAAACCTGAAAATCAATTCGCTTGACTTTAACAATCCCCTAACAGACTGCGGAACCGTAAAAGAAAAACACAGCGAAAATTACTGGACCTACCTCTTGCTCGGATTTTTAGGCGGGCTGATTGCGTTGCTTACACCGTGCGTATTTCCGATGATTCCGCTTACGGTTTCATTCTTTACAAAAGGATCAAAAGATAAGGCTAAAGGAAGGCGTGATGCGATAATTTACGGATTTTTTATTCTTTTAATTTTTGTTTTGTTGAGTGTTCCGTTCCATTTAATCGATGGAATCGCCGGTAATATTTTCAATGAAATCTCCACTTCTGTTTGGCTGAACATCGCATTTTTCCTGATATTTTTATTCTTCGCGGGAAGTTTCTTCGGATATTACGACATCACATTGCCAAGTTCCATTGCCAACAAATCCTCAAAAGCGGAAGAAGCCGGCGGACTGATCGGGATTTTCTTCATGGCACTTACTTTGGTGATCGTTTCATTCTCGTGTACTGGCCCGATTTTAGGAAGTTTACTGGGAAGTGCGGTTACAGGCTCCTCTAATGTTCCGATGCTCCTCACCTTTGCACTTGCCGGTTTCGGTTTGGCTTGGGCAATCGTTTTCGGTTTGCTCGCACTGTTTCCTCAGGCTTTACAAAGTTTGCCAAAATCCGGGGGCTGGATGAACACCGTGAAAGTAGTTTTAGGATTCATCGAACTGGGCTTGGCTTTAAAATTTTTGTCAAAAGCAGATTTAGTTTCAAAAACCTTCCTGCTGAAAAGAGAACTGTTCATTGTACTGTGGATCATCATCACAATCGGTTTGATTCTTTATTTATTCGGATTAATCAGGTTTCCACACGATGATAAAAAACCAAAGATTTCTTTAACGAGAAAGGTTTTTGGAGTTGCAGGAATTGGATTTTTAATCTATCTGATTCAGGGATTATTCCCGTCCGAAAGACCAAAACTGCAGATGCTTTCCGGAATTTTGCCTCCAATCAACGTGAGCTATTTCCACAAAGAAGGCGACGGAATTTTAGGTATGCATCCCTCGCACGATTATTTTGAAGCTGTACAGCTGGCTCAAAAGGAAAACAAACCTATTCTCATAGATTTTACCGGTTATGGCTGCGAAAACTGCCGTAAAATGGAGGAATTTGTCTGGAGCGAACCCGATATTTTACCGATTTTGCAAAATGATGTGGTACTAGCCTCGCTGTATGTTGATGATAAAGAAGAGCTTCCCGCAGACCAGCAAACGAAAATCGATATGGGCGGCGGGCAAATGAAAAAAATCAAGACGATTGGCGACCGGTGGAGTATGTTTCAGCAGGTGAACTTCAATAATAATTCGCAACCGCATTATGTTTTGGTGACTCCCGAAGGCCAGGTGATCAATACTCCGGTTTCAGGATACATGCCTAAGGAAGATTTCAAAAAATTCCTGGAATGCGGAGTGAATTACTATAAATCAAAAAAATAA
- a CDS encoding alpha/beta fold hydrolase, translating to MLNYEITGNGSENLVMLHGFMENLLIWDDMEQYLSKKFRLIKIDLPGHGRSDIYGEVHTMELMAEKVKEVTDKLQLENFHLLGHSMGGYTSLAFAEKYPEVLKSVTLFFSTFFSDDEEKKEQRRKSFRIILENFRTYVAAGIPNLFNPNEKDILEGKIELAKDIALSTKPEGALACVKGMIERTDKKQVLENLDAKILVIAGKHDNAVKTEVMIKNLPDKTNIKSYILDCGHNGHWEKPEVCAAIINTELLHNLPKHFVF from the coding sequence ATGCTCAATTACGAAATTACCGGAAACGGATCTGAAAATCTTGTAATGCTTCACGGCTTTATGGAGAACCTCTTGATTTGGGATGATATGGAGCAATATCTCTCAAAAAAATTCCGTCTGATAAAAATTGATCTCCCGGGACACGGCCGTTCCGATATTTACGGTGAAGTGCACACGATGGAACTGATGGCAGAAAAAGTGAAGGAAGTTACGGATAAACTGCAACTGGAAAATTTTCATCTTCTGGGCCATTCGATGGGCGGTTACACTTCACTCGCCTTCGCCGAAAAATATCCGGAAGTCCTGAAATCAGTCACCCTTTTCTTTTCAACTTTTTTTTCTGATGATGAAGAAAAGAAGGAGCAGCGCCGCAAAAGTTTCAGGATTATTCTGGAAAATTTCAGGACGTACGTCGCTGCCGGAATTCCCAACCTTTTTAATCCCAACGAAAAAGATATTTTGGAAGGCAAGATAGAACTCGCGAAGGACATAGCACTTTCTACAAAACCGGAAGGTGCTTTAGCCTGCGTGAAAGGAATGATCGAGCGGACTGACAAAAAACAGGTTCTCGAAAATCTGGATGCGAAAATTTTAGTTATTGCCGGGAAACACGACAACGCCGTAAAAACCGAGGTGATGATTAAAAATCTGCCCGACAAAACCAATATTAAATCCTACATTTTAGATTGCGGGCACAACGGACATTGGGAAAAACCGGAAGTTTGCGCAGCGATTATCAATACGGAACTGCTGCATAATTTGCCGAAACATTTTGTGTTTTAA